Proteins encoded together in one Oculatellaceae cyanobacterium window:
- a CDS encoding universal stress protein, which produces MIQKILIAVAGLGKCEEMLKMLMEIPSIKQANVTVLHVVPPQVTADAMSAKLEEGGKILASAIQNLNLDPSRVNARLKQGDPKDTVCQVADEEGSDLIIMGSRGLKRLESILENSVSQYVFQLTSRPMLLVKDDVYVKRINRIMVPIDKSNTAKSALGQALSLLRDIKGGQLLLVHVNPDKKKAQETSTSNAEQDPVLAPAIAEAKKQGVAYRCITSSGNPAEEICRLAEELNVDLLVLGSPERRPSIAQSLPDLDRLLGRSISDYVRVYANCPVLLARTQV; this is translated from the coding sequence ATGATTCAAAAAATCCTGATCGCCGTAGCTGGATTGGGCAAATGTGAAGAAATGTTAAAAATGTTGATGGAAATCCCATCCATCAAACAAGCAAATGTCACCGTATTACACGTTGTCCCTCCTCAAGTGACAGCCGACGCGATGTCTGCCAAGTTAGAAGAGGGCGGAAAAATTCTCGCTTCAGCAATCCAAAACTTGAACCTAGACCCCAGCAGAGTCAACGCTAGACTCAAACAGGGAGATCCTAAAGATACAGTTTGTCAAGTTGCTGATGAAGAAGGTTCTGATTTAATCATTATGGGTTCACGCGGGCTAAAGCGCCTGGAATCAATTTTAGAGAATTCCGTCAGCCAGTATGTATTTCAGTTAACTTCTCGCCCCATGTTGTTAGTCAAAGACGATGTGTACGTCAAAAGAATTAACCGCATCATGGTACCGATAGATAAATCTAATACCGCTAAAAGCGCCCTTGGGCAAGCACTTTCCTTACTGCGAGATATTAAAGGAGGACAACTTCTACTGGTACACGTTAACCCTGACAAGAAAAAAGCTCAGGAAACATCAACAAGCAATGCCGAACAAGATCCAGTTCTAGCACCAGCAATAGCAGAAGCAAAAAAACAGGGAGTTGCTTACCGTTGTATTACCAGTAGCGGCAATCCTGCTGAAGAAATTTGCCGATTGGCAGAAGAATTAAACGTTGATTTATTAGTGCTTGGTTCCCCAGAGCGCCGTCCATCCATTGCTCAAAGCTTACCTGACTTAGATCGTCTACTAGGAAGATCTATATCAGATTATGTCAGGGTTTATGCTAACTGTCCTGTACTGTTAGCACGCACACAAGTGTAA
- the psbM gene encoding photosystem II reaction center protein PsbM yields the protein MQVNDLGFVASLLFVLVPALFLVILYIQTASRESNKNS from the coding sequence ATGCAAGTTAATGATCTAGGCTTTGTTGCCAGTCTTTTGTTTGTGCTAGTTCCTGCTTTATTCCTAGTAATTTTGTACATTCAAACTGCTAGCCGCGAAAGCAACAAAAATTCTTGA
- a CDS encoding 2Fe-2S iron-sulfur cluster-binding protein, producing MTSIKFVKENKEAIVADGANLREKMLQNGIDLYTFKGKLMNCGGYGQCGTCIVEIVEGLENLSPRTEFENRKLKKKPENYRLACQAIVHGAISVKTKP from the coding sequence ATGACTAGCATCAAATTTGTTAAAGAAAATAAGGAAGCAATCGTTGCTGATGGAGCAAACTTAAGAGAGAAAATGTTACAAAACGGTATTGATCTCTATACATTTAAGGGAAAATTGATGAATTGTGGGGGCTACGGTCAATGTGGCACCTGCATTGTCGAGATCGTAGAAGGATTAGAAAATCTTTCGCCTCGTACTGAATTTGAAAATCGTAAACTTAAGAAAAAGCCTGAGAACTACAGGTTAGCCTGTCAAGCTATTGTGCATGGGGCTATAAGTGTAAAAACCAAGCCTTAA
- a CDS encoding TolC family protein: MNNNSIPKLHSLTALGTSFLAMGVGTIGTLSYTKVAIAQIPSQIQPLKSSSGSKPLLTQSRQDSSIVKLPIAQIPSSTQLPRVPSGSNQPLIQNGSISVPDFLNPNPNRLQLPTEPEQVRINQVQPITLQQAIELAQRNNRTLQTTILTLERSQAAVREAIAAEYPTIGFQGDLTRSNSANSELARRQQPEQSRSENTASNTFNGALQLNYDLFNSGRRSARITAAQEQVRFNQLDVQRQSEQLSLDVSNAYYDLQQADEQVNIAEASVRDAQRSLRDAQLLERAGLGTQFDVLRAQVELANANQELVRARNQQSLARRQLVQLLSLSSTVEVTAADPVAVSGSWNLSLEQSIVLALKNRAELEQQLARRTISQQQERIALADIRPQVNLFANYNILDVLSDNLGFADGYNLGARVSWNFFDGGAARARAQQERINQAIAETSFADVSNQVRLQVEQGFFNLNSSRENIQTASVALDQATKSLELARLRFNAGVGTQTDVINAQTELSRARGNRLRAIIDYNRGLASLQRAISNFSTNTLSITR; encoded by the coding sequence ATGAACAACAATTCAATCCCAAAGCTTCATTCTTTAACTGCACTCGGCACAAGTTTTTTAGCTATGGGTGTAGGTACGATCGGCACTCTGAGCTATACAAAAGTGGCGATCGCACAAATACCATCCCAAATTCAACCCCTAAAAAGTTCATCAGGTAGTAAGCCGCTATTAACACAGAGTAGGCAGGACAGCAGTATCGTGAAACTGCCGATCGCACAAATCCCCTCTTCAACTCAACTCCCAAGGGTTCCATCTGGTAGTAACCAGCCATTAATACAGAATGGCAGCATCTCCGTTCCTGATTTTCTTAATCCCAATCCCAATCGTCTGCAATTGCCTACAGAACCCGAACAAGTTCGGATTAATCAAGTCCAGCCCATTACTCTACAACAAGCAATTGAGCTAGCACAGCGTAATAACCGGACATTACAAACTACAATTTTGACATTAGAGCGTAGTCAAGCGGCTGTAAGAGAAGCGATCGCGGCTGAATATCCTACTATAGGATTTCAAGGAGACTTGACTCGCTCAAATTCGGCTAACTCTGAGCTAGCACGTAGACAACAACCAGAACAATCGCGTAGTGAAAATACAGCATCAAATACCTTCAACGGCGCATTGCAGCTAAATTATGATCTTTTTAACTCAGGACGACGTTCTGCACGTATTACGGCAGCACAGGAGCAAGTACGTTTCAATCAGTTAGATGTACAACGCCAGTCTGAACAACTGAGTTTAGATGTCAGCAATGCTTACTATGATCTGCAACAGGCAGATGAACAAGTAAATATTGCTGAAGCTTCTGTCAGAGATGCTCAAAGAAGTCTCCGTGATGCTCAGTTATTGGAAAGGGCTGGGTTGGGTACTCAATTTGATGTTCTCAGGGCGCAAGTAGAACTTGCTAACGCTAATCAAGAATTAGTCAGAGCTAGAAATCAACAAAGCCTTGCTCGCCGTCAATTAGTGCAATTATTAAGTTTGTCTTCTACGGTGGAAGTGACAGCCGCAGATCCCGTTGCAGTTTCAGGTTCTTGGAATCTTTCGTTAGAGCAAAGTATTGTCCTGGCACTCAAAAATCGCGCCGAGTTAGAGCAGCAGTTGGCACGGCGCACTATCAGTCAACAGCAGGAAAGAATTGCCCTAGCTGATATCAGACCACAAGTAAATTTATTTGCTAACTACAATATTTTAGATGTGTTGAGCGATAATTTAGGCTTTGCTGATGGTTATAACTTGGGAGCAAGGGTAAGTTGGAATTTTTTTGATGGAGGGGCAGCTAGAGCTAGAGCGCAACAGGAGAGAATTAATCAGGCGATCGCAGAAACGTCTTTTGCTGATGTCAGCAATCAAGTCCGTTTGCAGGTAGAGCAGGGTTTTTTCAACTTAAATTCTAGTAGGGAAAATATTCAAACAGCTTCTGTGGCTTTAGATCAAGCAACAAAAAGCTTAGAACTGGCTCGTTTGCGCTTTAATGCAGGCGTAGGTACTCAAACCGATGTAATCAACGCCCAAACTGAGTTAAGTCGCGCTAGAGGCAACCGACTACGGGCAATTATCGACTACAATCGTGGCTTGGCATCTCTGCAACGCGCTATTAGCAATTTCTCTACCAATACTCTTTCTATTACTCGTTAG
- a CDS encoding TIGR03279 family radical SAM protein: MSEVSIRPALITKVIPNTIADEVGFEVGDRIVSINGQHPRDLIDYQFFCADEVLELEVIDGTGKTHEIEIEKDYDEDLGLEFETALFDGLIQCNNRCPFCFIDQQPPGKRQSLYYKDDDYRLSFLYGSYLTLTNLTKKEWDRIEQMRLSPLYVSVHATEAEIRSRLLKNPRAGQILDQLRWFQKRRLQIHAQVVVCPEINDGVHLERTLLDLASFYKGEVPAVASVAVVPVGLTRFRPQADELTPVTPEKAAEVINQVTSLQNKFRKTFGTTFAWIADEWFLIAGQELPPTSHYEDYPQLGNGVGSIRRFLKEFQETAKAKLPSQVTPPRRFTWVVGNAVEKAFQPLVQQLNQVDGLEVNLAALNSDYWGRDITVTGLLTGQDLLSKLQGKDLGDAILLPSVMLKHDEAKFLDDMTVVELATQLKTKILPVSGIEELINTCREAI; the protein is encoded by the coding sequence ATGAGTGAAGTTTCTATTCGTCCCGCATTAATTACAAAAGTTATTCCCAACACGATTGCTGATGAGGTAGGGTTTGAAGTAGGCGATCGCATCGTTTCTATTAATGGTCAACATCCCCGCGACTTGATCGACTACCAATTCTTCTGTGCTGATGAAGTCTTGGAATTAGAAGTAATAGATGGTACTGGTAAAACCCATGAAATCGAAATCGAAAAAGACTATGACGAAGATTTAGGCTTAGAGTTTGAAACTGCCTTATTTGACGGCTTAATTCAATGCAATAACCGTTGTCCTTTCTGCTTTATTGACCAGCAACCACCTGGGAAACGGCAATCTTTATACTACAAAGATGATGATTACCGCCTCAGCTTTCTTTACGGTAGTTATCTTACCCTAACGAATCTTACTAAAAAGGAATGGGACAGAATTGAACAGATGCGACTGTCTCCCTTATATGTATCTGTTCATGCTACAGAAGCAGAAATACGCAGTCGTCTACTCAAAAATCCTCGCGCAGGGCAAATTTTAGATCAGTTGCGCTGGTTTCAAAAGCGGCGTTTGCAAATTCACGCCCAAGTCGTTGTCTGTCCTGAGATTAACGATGGCGTACATTTAGAGAGGACATTGTTAGATTTAGCCTCATTTTACAAAGGTGAAGTACCCGCAGTTGCTTCTGTAGCAGTTGTCCCTGTCGGTTTAACCCGTTTTCGTCCTCAAGCAGATGAACTAACGCCAGTAACGCCAGAGAAAGCCGCAGAAGTAATTAATCAAGTAACTTCTCTGCAAAATAAATTCCGCAAGACTTTTGGTACAACTTTCGCATGGATAGCTGATGAGTGGTTTTTAATTGCTGGTCAAGAGTTACCGCCTACCTCTCATTACGAAGATTATCCCCAATTAGGTAACGGTGTTGGTTCCATTCGTCGTTTCCTCAAAGAATTTCAGGAAACAGCTAAAGCCAAGTTACCTTCACAAGTTACCCCACCCAGAAGATTTACTTGGGTAGTTGGTAACGCAGTAGAAAAAGCTTTTCAACCGCTTGTGCAACAATTAAATCAGGTTGATGGTTTAGAAGTAAATCTTGCGGCATTAAATAGCGATTATTGGGGGAGAGATATCACTGTTACTGGCTTGTTAACAGGTCAAGATTTACTGTCCAAGTTGCAAGGAAAAGATTTAGGAGATGCTATATTACTTCCTTCTGTAATGCTAAAACATGATGAAGCTAAATTTTTAGATGATATGACAGTTGTAGAACTTGCTACTCAACTCAAAACAAAAATTTTGCCTGTCAGTGGGATAGAAGAGTTGATAAACACTTGCAGAGAAGCAATTTAA
- a CDS encoding glutathione S-transferase family protein — translation MAEIEIYSAAACPYAHRTRLALLEKGIKFKVIEIDLNNKPDWFKNISPYSKVPVIKHGNDCIWESSIINEYLDEVFPEPPLMPTIPGQRAIARIWIDFFNNKLLPAFYKILLNQDVAQQQHWAQELKNHLLFMEQEGISKLSTDGSYWFGKSFSLVDLSLYPWFERWCVVEHYREFFLPPECDRLQQWWTAMSMRDSVISIKKSPDFYIPQYSKYANGTASGITAQEMRRL, via the coding sequence ATGGCTGAAATTGAAATTTACAGTGCGGCAGCTTGCCCTTACGCTCATCGCACGAGGTTAGCACTGCTAGAAAAGGGGATAAAATTTAAAGTTATCGAAATTGATTTAAACAATAAGCCAGATTGGTTCAAAAATATTTCACCATATAGCAAAGTGCCAGTAATTAAACATGGCAATGATTGTATATGGGAATCATCAATTATTAATGAATATCTAGATGAAGTATTCCCTGAACCGCCATTAATGCCCACAATACCAGGACAAAGAGCGATCGCTCGGATTTGGATCGATTTCTTTAATAATAAATTGTTGCCTGCATTCTATAAAATCTTGCTAAACCAAGATGTAGCTCAACAACAGCATTGGGCGCAAGAGTTAAAAAATCATCTATTGTTTATGGAACAAGAAGGTATAAGTAAATTATCTACCGATGGCAGTTATTGGTTTGGTAAATCTTTCAGCTTAGTTGATCTATCGTTGTATCCTTGGTTTGAGCGTTGGTGTGTGGTTGAGCATTACCGTGAATTTTTTCTACCACCTGAGTGCGATCGCCTGCAACAATGGTGGACAGCGATGAGTATGCGTGATTCTGTTATATCAATCAAAAAGTCCCCCGATTTCTACATTCCCCAATACAGCAAATACGCCAACGGTACAGCGTCAGGTATTACGGCGCAGGAAATGCGACGACTTTAA